The Candidatus Thermoplasmatota archaeon genome segment AAAACTTTTTGGTGAACATATATGGCAGGCTGGTTCTCAACTTGGAGTAAATGAAGCGCGTTTTGATTTTTCACACTACAAACCAGTCAGCGAAGAAGAAATTAAACAAATCGAAAAATTAGCTAACGATTTTGTTAAAAAAGGTGCTGTTGTAGAAAAGAAGGTTATGGAACGTAACGACGCTGAAAGAACATACGGCTTCAGGCTTTACCAAGGTGGTGTTCCACCAGGGAACATGATTCGTGTTTTGAACATCCCTGGTATAGACGTTGAGGCATGTGGTGGAACTCATCTAAACAACATAAAAGAGATTGAGAAAATCCGCATTTTAAAAGCTGAGCGTATACAGGATGGTGTAAACAGAATTTTCTTCGCAGCTGGAAAAAAAGCTGATGAATATGCCGAAGAAGAAAATCGACTCTATGAACAAATCGTAAATACTCTAAGCCCTATATATAAAATTAAGGAAAGAAAAGATGTTTCAAAACAGTTACAAGAATCTGCTAAGATATTTTCAGTATCAGTACAGCAATTAGAAAAAACAATAAAACGATTTTTAAGAGAAACAGAATTTAAAAATAAAAAAGAAAGAACAACTGTTTTGAATCTAGTAGAAGCATGTAATAATCTCTTCGACAAATGGAAAAAAACAAAAAAAATGATCAAACAAAAATCAGCTGAATTTCACCTACTTGAGGAGCTATACAAAGAAGAGGAAATAAAAATAGGTGGCAAACAACCTGCAAAGATCATATTTGGAGATATCCCTCAATCATATGATCCTATCGCCTGTGCTGGTAAAATAGTTGAACAAAGCGGATACATAGCTTATATTAGTTCTGGGAATAGAGTGGTATTAGCAGCATCAGAAGATTTAGATATAGATCTCAGACCAATAGCAAGAGAAGTAGGAAAAGTACTTGGTGGAAGTGGTGGCGGAAAACCACATATGGCCCAGTGTGGTGGGGTAAAAAGTGGAAATACAAAAGAAGCAATTAACAAAGCTATAGAGTTAATAGAAACAATAAAATAAACAAGATTTTTAGAGTGGGTAGATTATGTGTACCGCTACCACTATTACTGCTGTTGCTATACACATCGCTATGACTAGTTTAGGGTTTATTTTTAGCG includes the following:
- a CDS encoding preprotein translocase subunit Sec61beta, translating into MAQKKGEGFHSAAGLIRYFDAEEKTSLKINPKLVIAMCIATAVIVVAVHIIYPL